From Pontibacter actiniarum, a single genomic window includes:
- a CDS encoding TetR/AcrR family transcriptional regulator, producing the protein MREAQKLFVHYGWSKTTMEDIAKAAGKGKSTLYYYYKSKEQIFDNVVTREMEEVFRITNEEVQKAQTAEEKLMAIGITKFRAVQKKANLFNVIRGEIEANIQHIMELKRRYEAREISMVRSILKFGLERGEFSHYTADDVDAVAFSLVCAFKGIEIGLLIENKFADFEGRMGAIHSILMNGLKA; encoded by the coding sequence TTGAGAGAAGCTCAAAAACTGTTTGTGCATTATGGCTGGAGCAAAACCACAATGGAGGATATAGCGAAAGCCGCAGGCAAGGGCAAAAGCACGCTTTATTACTACTATAAGAGTAAAGAGCAGATTTTTGACAATGTCGTGACGCGTGAAATGGAAGAGGTTTTCCGGATCACGAATGAGGAAGTGCAGAAGGCGCAAACGGCGGAAGAAAAGCTCATGGCCATCGGTATTACCAAGTTCAGAGCTGTACAGAAGAAGGCCAACCTTTTCAATGTCATCCGAGGGGAAATTGAAGCGAACATTCAGCATATTATGGAGCTGAAGAGGAGATACGAGGCGAGGGAAATCAGCATGGTCCGCAGTATCCTTAAGTTTGGGCTGGAGCGGGGAGAGTTTTCGCACTACACCGCAGATGATGTGGATGCTGTCGCTTTTTCGCTGGTGTGTGCCTTTAAAGGAATAGAAATCGGGCTGTTGATCGAGAACAAGTTTGCCGACTTTGAAGGCAGGATGGGAGCGATCCACAGTATATTGATGAACGGGCTGAAGGCCTGA
- a CDS encoding serine acetyltransferase has protein sequence MSYVFQDWAANKGNLKGRLVMVLFRLARPASLNKFLRVIWLPYLAFYKLFVEWFMCIELPHWTQVGSGFYLGHGHALVVNGCTVIGKNCFFRHSTTLGNIRREDGSYSGSPIIGDNVELGSNVCIIGEVRVGDNVRIGAGSVVVKDIPANSIAVGNPARVIKTLTPAKQSPQPELQEQ, from the coding sequence ATGTCATATGTTTTTCAGGACTGGGCTGCAAACAAGGGCAACCTTAAGGGCAGGCTGGTCATGGTGCTGTTCCGGCTGGCGCGGCCCGCATCCCTTAACAAATTCCTTCGGGTTATCTGGCTCCCCTACCTGGCTTTCTACAAATTGTTTGTGGAGTGGTTTATGTGTATTGAGCTGCCGCACTGGACGCAGGTAGGCAGTGGCTTTTACTTAGGCCACGGGCATGCGCTGGTGGTAAACGGGTGCACGGTAATCGGTAAAAACTGCTTTTTCAGGCACTCCACCACGCTCGGCAACATACGCCGCGAGGATGGCTCCTATTCTGGTTCCCCCATAATTGGCGATAATGTGGAGTTGGGCTCCAATGTATGCATTATCGGGGAGGTGCGGGTTGGAGATAACGTGCGGATCGGGGCAGGCTCTGTTGTGGTAAAGGACATACCGGCGAACTCCATTGCTGTCGGAAACCCTGCCCGAGTCATTAAAACGCTAACACCAGCCAAACAAAGCCCACAGCCTGAGCTGCAGGAGCAGTAA
- a CDS encoding toxic anion resistance protein, translated as MENTNISIAEDKDLIQQRAQDISKTIDPTKPESLTNFGVETQRKLGYYSNELLTKVKAKDSGDAGAAINELLTKINMIKIDEEERKGFFSRLPFAKKIKDRSQRLASQYNSIAENVDDVVVKLEKTRQSILKDSTSLEVMFKQAVEYIHEVRAVIAAGKMKIEELENEDIPKLQQEVEASEQDELVVQRLSDMVAFKERLEKKVHDLMLSHTIATQSMPQIRMIQTTNDVLAQKIHNSIVTVIPVWRQQVAIALGLEKQRKALEIQKKVTDTTNEMLLKNSQLLKTNVANAAKENERGIVDVETLKKVNRDMVETLDAVIKISEEGSRKRAEAVKELAEVQEELNSKIISTFSKSKKIEAE; from the coding sequence ATGGAAAACACCAACATCTCGATTGCCGAAGACAAAGACCTGATACAGCAGAGAGCTCAGGATATCTCTAAAACAATTGACCCTACCAAGCCCGAATCGCTCACCAACTTCGGCGTGGAAACACAGCGCAAGCTCGGTTACTACTCTAACGAGCTGCTGACCAAGGTGAAGGCCAAAGACTCCGGCGACGCCGGGGCCGCCATAAACGAGCTGCTGACCAAGATCAACATGATCAAAATTGATGAGGAGGAGCGAAAAGGGTTCTTCTCGCGGCTGCCCTTCGCCAAGAAGATCAAAGACAGATCGCAGCGGCTCGCCTCGCAGTATAACTCCATCGCCGAGAACGTTGACGACGTCGTGGTGAAGCTGGAGAAAACGCGCCAGAGCATCCTGAAGGACTCTACCAGCCTGGAGGTGATGTTTAAGCAAGCGGTGGAGTATATCCATGAAGTACGTGCCGTGATCGCGGCGGGCAAAATGAAAATCGAGGAGCTCGAAAACGAAGATATCCCCAAGCTCCAGCAGGAGGTAGAGGCAAGCGAGCAGGACGAACTGGTGGTACAGCGCCTGAGCGACATGGTAGCCTTTAAGGAGCGCCTCGAGAAGAAAGTGCACGACCTCATGCTCTCGCATACCATTGCCACGCAGTCGATGCCCCAGATCCGCATGATCCAGACGACGAACGATGTGCTGGCACAGAAGATACATAACTCCATTGTGACCGTGATACCCGTTTGGCGCCAGCAGGTGGCCATTGCGCTGGGCCTGGAGAAGCAGCGGAAAGCACTGGAGATTCAGAAGAAGGTGACGGACACCACCAACGAGATGCTGCTGAAGAACTCGCAGCTGCTCAAAACCAATGTGGCCAACGCTGCCAAAGAAAACGAGCGCGGCATTGTAGATGTAGAGACGCTGAAAAAGGTTAACCGCGATATGGTGGAGACGCTGGATGCGGTGATCAAGATTTCGGAGGAGGGAAGCCGCAAACGGGCGGAGGCCGTGAAGGAACTGGCGGAGGTGCAGGAAGAGCTGAACAGCAAAATCATCAGCACCTTCAGCAAATCCAAAAAGATTGAGGCGGAATAA
- a CDS encoding 3'-5' exonuclease, translating into MDFISIDFETATPQRDSPCEIGVTVVRNRKIVETRSWLIKPHYYPHFNSFNVAVHGIRPADVKDQPDFRELWPVLKPYLEGQFLIAHNASFDMSVLRKTLATYNIPLPEARFACSLKFSKSIWKGLSRYDLKTLCNMHQINFLHHRAASDAHACAALSLKAFDLTGTASEAEFDAKMGSKISRI; encoded by the coding sequence ATGGATTTTATCTCTATTGACTTTGAGACCGCTACCCCTCAAAGAGACAGCCCGTGTGAGATTGGAGTAACGGTGGTGAGAAACAGGAAAATTGTCGAAACGCGCTCCTGGCTGATCAAGCCACACTATTACCCGCACTTTAACTCCTTTAATGTGGCGGTGCACGGCATCCGGCCCGCCGATGTGAAAGACCAGCCCGACTTCCGGGAGCTGTGGCCGGTTCTGAAGCCTTACCTGGAGGGGCAGTTTCTGATCGCGCACAATGCCAGCTTCGACATGAGTGTGCTGCGGAAAACACTGGCTACCTACAACATACCGCTGCCAGAGGCCCGCTTTGCCTGCAGTCTGAAGTTCTCGAAAAGCATCTGGAAAGGCCTGAGCCGCTACGACCTGAAAACGCTTTGCAACATGCACCAGATCAACTTCCTTCACCACCGGGCCGCATCCGATGCCCATGCCTGTGCCGCCTTGTCTCTCAAAGCCTTTGACCTGACAGGCACGGCTTCCGAGGCAGAGTTTGACGCCAAGATGGGAAGCAAAATCAGCCGCATCTGA
- a CDS encoding aldo/keto reductase, whose amino-acid sequence MKHKQLGSSSLSVSEVSFGCMSLGADRKADIKLLHQALDRGINLFDTADLYQQGENEVTVGSAFKGMREQVVIATKVGNQWRPDGSGWDWNPTKKYVLQAVEHSLQRLQTDYIDLYQLHGGTIEDPIEETIEAFELLKQQGKIRYYGISSIRPNVIREYVSRSSITSVMMQYSLLDRRPEEAVLPLLQQQQIGVLARGSLAQGMLAGKPAKAYLSYTSEAVQKAAHAVQAISGKTRSAAETAVRFALHHPAVTSAVMGLRTEEQLEEALQLGNTAPLKDTEVEALQAVLPAVTYEQHR is encoded by the coding sequence ATGAAGCATAAACAGTTAGGAAGTTCAAGCCTGTCGGTTAGCGAGGTCAGCTTTGGCTGCATGTCATTGGGTGCTGACCGAAAGGCCGATATAAAGCTGCTCCACCAGGCCCTGGACCGGGGCATTAACTTGTTCGATACTGCCGATTTGTACCAGCAAGGGGAAAACGAGGTAACCGTAGGCAGCGCCTTTAAAGGGATGCGCGAGCAGGTTGTCATCGCCACCAAAGTAGGCAACCAGTGGCGCCCGGACGGCAGTGGCTGGGACTGGAACCCGACCAAGAAATATGTGCTTCAGGCCGTAGAGCATAGCCTGCAGCGGCTGCAGACGGATTACATCGACCTTTACCAGCTGCATGGCGGCACAATAGAGGACCCTATCGAGGAAACCATTGAGGCTTTTGAACTGCTAAAACAGCAGGGAAAGATACGGTACTACGGGATATCCTCCATCAGGCCCAACGTGATACGGGAGTATGTGAGCCGCTCCAGCATAACCAGTGTAATGATGCAGTACAGCCTGCTGGACCGCCGTCCGGAAGAAGCTGTGTTGCCTCTCCTGCAGCAGCAGCAAATTGGGGTGCTCGCACGCGGAAGCCTGGCGCAGGGGATGCTGGCGGGCAAACCGGCGAAAGCTTATCTTTCCTATACTTCAGAGGCTGTTCAGAAGGCCGCCCACGCTGTACAGGCAATTAGCGGGAAGACCAGAAGTGCCGCTGAAACAGCCGTGCGTTTTGCGCTGCATCACCCTGCTGTTACCTCTGCGGTTATGGGCCTCCGCACGGAAGAACAGCTGGAGGAGGCATTGCAACTTGGCAATACCGCCCCGCTAAAAGACACGGAAGTAGAGGCTCTACAGGCAGTGTTACCTGCTGTTACCTATGAGCAGCACCGGTAG
- a CDS encoding MaoC family dehydratase has translation MSKLTIKSLQELSQYEGTEMGVSEYHTITQEQINKFADATLDHQWIHLDAERAKTETPFGATIAHGYLTVSLLPYLWSQIASIENLKMQVNYEIESLRFNQAVTVNSDVRLRAKLLSVKDLRGIAKARLEVTLEIKDSKKPAFTGIITFLYHFNG, from the coding sequence ATGAGCAAATTAACTATAAAAAGCCTTCAGGAACTCTCCCAGTATGAAGGTACGGAAATGGGTGTTTCAGAATACCACACCATCACCCAGGAGCAGATAAACAAGTTCGCGGACGCCACCCTCGACCACCAATGGATTCACCTGGATGCCGAGCGTGCTAAAACCGAAACGCCCTTCGGAGCCACCATTGCACACGGCTACCTGACCGTGTCGCTGCTGCCTTACCTGTGGTCGCAGATCGCTTCGATTGAAAACCTGAAAATGCAGGTGAACTACGAGATAGAAAGCCTTCGCTTTAACCAGGCTGTTACCGTGAACAGCGACGTTCGCTTGCGGGCAAAGCTGCTTTCGGTAAAGGACCTGCGCGGCATTGCCAAAGCCCGGCTGGAAGTAACCTTGGAGATCAAAGACAGTAAGAAGCCTGCCTTTACAGGTATCATCACGTTCCTGTACCATTTTAACGGCTAG
- a CDS encoding SpoVR family protein produces the protein MTEKDQYRAMFCSPNWDYKTLEAADEVISRIGRDYLKLKTYPNQIEIVTSEQMIDAYALTGLPTSYPHWKFGKDFVLNQSNYTKGRMGLSYELVINSNPCISYNMENNSTCMMLLVIAHACQGHNAFFANNYMFLDWTSADSIVDYMVFARDYILRCEEEYGEEEVERVLDAAHALMNHGIDKYKKPSKVSAKEENDRLRKLAHIKRENYNEIWKTLPTQPELPDAAPGEEHRFPKEPEENILYFIEKYAPTLPAWKREIIRIVRKVAQYFYPQGATKVMNEGFATFTHYHIINKLFDEGYVNDGFMLEFIKSHSGVLYQPEYNSKYYAGLNPYTLGFNIFMDIKRICLEPTAEDKAWFPNLVGKDWLEQVHYVMENFRDDSFILQYLSPKVIRDMKLFTIIDKENETDYEIGAIHNERGYRKVREQLSYQYDRSSRVPNIQVTKVDLHRTSKLYLTHYIQKDRRLEAESAKATLEQIRYLWGFPVELQAKNKLGINESTFEAK, from the coding sequence ATGACAGAGAAAGACCAGTACAGAGCCATGTTCTGTAGCCCCAACTGGGACTACAAAACCCTGGAGGCGGCAGATGAGGTGATCAGCAGAATAGGACGCGATTACCTGAAGCTGAAGACCTACCCGAACCAGATCGAGATCGTGACCTCGGAGCAGATGATTGATGCCTACGCGCTCACGGGCTTGCCTACTTCTTACCCGCACTGGAAATTTGGCAAAGACTTCGTGCTTAACCAGAGCAACTATACCAAGGGGCGCATGGGGCTTTCCTATGAGCTGGTGATCAACTCCAACCCATGCATCAGCTACAACATGGAGAACAATTCCACTTGTATGATGCTGCTCGTGATCGCACATGCCTGCCAGGGACATAATGCCTTTTTCGCCAACAACTACATGTTCCTGGACTGGACCTCCGCCGACTCTATTGTTGATTACATGGTGTTTGCCCGCGATTACATTCTGCGGTGCGAGGAGGAGTACGGCGAGGAGGAAGTGGAGCGGGTACTCGACGCAGCCCATGCCCTCATGAACCACGGCATTGACAAGTATAAAAAACCTTCTAAAGTATCTGCCAAGGAAGAAAACGACCGGCTCAGGAAGCTGGCGCATATAAAGCGGGAAAACTACAACGAGATATGGAAAACGCTGCCAACACAGCCTGAGCTGCCGGATGCGGCACCGGGGGAGGAGCACAGGTTTCCCAAAGAGCCGGAAGAGAACATCCTATACTTTATTGAAAAGTACGCGCCAACGCTGCCTGCCTGGAAAAGAGAGATCATTCGGATTGTGCGCAAAGTAGCGCAGTATTTTTACCCGCAGGGGGCAACCAAGGTGATGAACGAAGGCTTTGCCACCTTCACGCACTACCACATCATAAACAAGCTGTTTGACGAAGGCTATGTGAACGACGGCTTTATGCTGGAGTTTATCAAAAGCCACAGCGGTGTGCTGTACCAGCCGGAGTACAACAGCAAATACTACGCTGGGCTCAACCCGTACACGCTAGGCTTTAACATCTTCATGGACATCAAGCGCATTTGCCTGGAGCCTACCGCCGAAGACAAAGCCTGGTTTCCGAACCTGGTCGGGAAAGACTGGCTGGAGCAGGTGCATTACGTAATGGAGAATTTCCGGGATGATAGCTTTATACTGCAGTATCTCTCGCCAAAGGTTATCCGCGACATGAAGCTGTTCACCATTATTGATAAGGAGAACGAAACGGATTACGAGATAGGGGCGATCCACAATGAGCGCGGGTACAGAAAAGTAAGGGAGCAGCTGAGCTACCAGTATGACCGCTCTTCCCGTGTGCCCAACATACAGGTTACAAAGGTAGACCTGCACCGGACCAGCAAGCTGTACCTGACCCACTACATCCAGAAAGACCGCCGCCTGGAGGCTGAAAGCGCCAAGGCTACCTTAGAGCAAATCCGCTACCTGTGGGGCTTCCCGGTAGAACTGCAGGCTAAGAACAAGCTGGGGATAAATGAAAGCACGTTTGAGGCAAAATAA
- a CDS encoding YeaH/YhbH family protein: MSHIIDRRKNDKGKSTGNRQKFLKRVESQIKKAIPDIISQESIKDSSTGGSVKVPVRGLDEPSFRHDPKTGKKYIIKPGNDRFNEGDRVPKPKGGAGGSGKGKGSNSPEVTEDEFTVVLSREEFLKYFFDDLALPNLVKKLMDSTENFESRRAGYTKDSVPSRLNIKTSYRQSLGRRLALKGVFEKKLQKLEAQLASTADPEERLLLEAELEKVRKQANTIPFFEDIDMRYNNFERVPVPVTSAVMFCVMDVSASMGYHEKDIAKRFFTLLYIFLTRQYKNVELVFIRHHTEAKEVDEEEFFNSRESGGTVVAPSLKLMDRIIRERYDESWNVYCCQASDGDVWSKQDALECKKLLQEAVLPSIQFMAYIEINSKDRESDLWQAYKRISNDEDFSIRHIYEAYEIWPVFQGLFRKRREAA, from the coding sequence ATGAGCCACATCATTGACAGACGGAAGAACGACAAGGGGAAATCTACGGGTAACCGGCAGAAGTTCTTAAAGCGGGTAGAGAGCCAGATTAAGAAGGCCATTCCGGATATTATCAGCCAGGAAAGTATAAAAGACAGCAGCACAGGCGGCAGCGTGAAAGTGCCCGTGCGTGGCCTGGATGAGCCGAGTTTCCGCCATGACCCTAAAACAGGCAAGAAGTATATCATAAAGCCCGGCAACGACCGCTTTAACGAAGGCGACCGTGTACCTAAGCCAAAAGGCGGTGCCGGTGGCAGCGGGAAGGGGAAGGGCTCTAACAGCCCGGAGGTCACCGAGGACGAATTTACCGTGGTTCTGTCGCGGGAGGAGTTTCTGAAGTACTTTTTCGATGACCTGGCGCTACCCAACCTGGTGAAGAAGCTCATGGACAGCACGGAGAACTTTGAATCGCGCCGCGCCGGCTATACCAAAGACAGCGTTCCCTCGCGCCTGAATATTAAAACGAGCTACCGGCAGTCGCTGGGGCGGCGGCTGGCGCTGAAGGGTGTTTTTGAGAAGAAGCTGCAAAAGCTTGAAGCGCAGCTGGCGAGCACGGCGGACCCCGAAGAGAGGCTGTTGCTGGAGGCGGAGCTGGAAAAGGTAAGAAAGCAGGCCAATACCATTCCTTTTTTTGAGGATATCGACATGCGCTACAACAACTTTGAGCGTGTGCCAGTGCCTGTTACCTCTGCCGTAATGTTCTGCGTGATGGATGTGTCTGCCTCGATGGGCTACCACGAGAAGGATATCGCGAAGCGGTTCTTTACGCTCCTGTACATCTTCCTGACCAGGCAGTATAAAAATGTGGAACTGGTGTTTATCCGGCACCACACAGAGGCCAAAGAGGTAGACGAGGAGGAGTTTTTTAACTCCCGGGAAAGCGGCGGCACAGTGGTTGCTCCCTCCCTAAAACTGATGGACAGGATCATCCGGGAACGCTATGACGAGAGTTGGAACGTGTACTGCTGCCAGGCGTCGGACGGTGACGTATGGTCGAAGCAGGATGCCCTGGAATGTAAGAAGCTGCTGCAGGAGGCGGTGCTGCCCTCCATTCAGTTTATGGCCTACATCGAAATTAACAGCAAAGACCGCGAAAGCGATCTTTGGCAGGCTTACAAGCGGATCAGCAACGACGAGGACTTTTCCATCAGGCATATTTACGAAGCCTATGAGATCTGGCCAGTTTTCCAGGGGCTGTTCCGGAAGCGGCGCGAGGCTGCCTGA
- a CDS encoding PrkA family serine protein kinase: MNILEKIKTNYSASMNEMTVAAYLEECKKDPSVYAKPAERILHAIGEPEVLDTRQDPVLSRIFSNKKIKVYPAFKDFYGMESTIEQIVSYFRHSAQGLEEKKQILYLMGPVGGGKSSLAEKLKHLMQQNPIYVLKAGEEVSPVFESPLGLFADYTEELEEEYSIPSRYVPSCMSPWASKRLREFDGDINRFKVIRLFPSIQDQVAISKTEPGDENNQDISTLVGKVDIRKLAEYQQSDPDAYSYTGGLCLANQGLLEFVEMFKAPIKVLNPLLTATQEKNYKGTEPIGAIPFDGIILAHSNESEWAKFLNDKKNEAFLDRIYKVQVPYCLRVSEEIKIYEKLIRESSLKNAPCAPKTIELLAEFSVMSRLKEPENSSIYSKMRVYNGETLKETDPNAKSIQEYRDDAGINEGMQGISTRFAFKILSKVFNFDSEEIAANPVHLLYVLEQEVVKMMLPPETETKYLHLIKSLLASKYAEFIADEIQKAYIESYSSYGQNIFEKYVIYADHWMQNNDYRDPDSGEIFDRSILNAELEKIEKPAGIANPKDFRAEVTNFTLRYKANHGGENPRWDSYEKIKNVIEKKIFTNTEDLLPVVSFTAKSNKEDEKKHRDFTKRMKDRGYTDKQIRILVDWFMRVRKTMA; the protein is encoded by the coding sequence ATGAACATTTTAGAGAAAATCAAGACCAATTACAGTGCCTCAATGAATGAGATGACAGTAGCTGCCTATCTCGAGGAGTGTAAAAAAGACCCGAGCGTGTATGCCAAGCCTGCAGAAAGGATCCTGCACGCAATCGGGGAGCCGGAAGTTCTGGACACCCGCCAGGACCCGGTGCTAAGCAGAATCTTCTCCAACAAGAAGATAAAAGTCTATCCGGCTTTCAAAGACTTCTATGGGATGGAAAGCACCATTGAGCAGATCGTTTCCTACTTCCGCCATTCGGCGCAGGGCCTGGAGGAGAAGAAACAAATCCTGTACCTGATGGGCCCGGTTGGCGGCGGAAAGAGCTCTCTGGCCGAAAAGCTAAAGCACCTGATGCAGCAGAACCCTATTTATGTGCTGAAGGCAGGGGAGGAGGTGAGCCCGGTGTTTGAGAGCCCGCTCGGCCTGTTTGCCGACTACACCGAGGAGCTGGAGGAGGAGTACAGCATACCGTCGCGTTACGTGCCCAGCTGCATGAGCCCCTGGGCCTCTAAAAGGCTGCGCGAGTTCGACGGCGACATTAACCGCTTCAAAGTTATCCGGCTCTTCCCGTCCATACAGGACCAGGTGGCAATCTCCAAAACCGAGCCCGGTGATGAGAACAACCAGGACATTTCCACGCTGGTGGGTAAGGTGGATATCCGTAAGCTGGCCGAGTACCAGCAGAGCGACCCCGACGCCTATTCTTATACCGGCGGGTTGTGCCTGGCCAACCAGGGCCTGCTGGAGTTTGTGGAGATGTTCAAGGCCCCGATCAAGGTCCTGAACCCGTTGCTGACCGCCACGCAGGAGAAGAACTACAAGGGCACAGAGCCGATCGGGGCCATTCCGTTTGACGGCATCATCCTGGCCCACTCCAATGAGTCGGAATGGGCCAAGTTCCTCAACGATAAGAAAAACGAGGCTTTCCTGGACCGTATCTACAAAGTACAGGTGCCGTACTGCCTCCGCGTGAGCGAGGAAATCAAGATTTATGAAAAGCTTATTCGGGAGAGTTCGCTTAAAAACGCCCCCTGCGCACCCAAGACCATCGAGCTGCTGGCCGAGTTTTCGGTAATGTCGCGGCTGAAGGAACCGGAGAACTCCAGCATTTACTCCAAAATGCGCGTCTACAACGGTGAAACACTGAAGGAGACGGACCCCAATGCCAAATCCATACAAGAGTACCGCGACGATGCCGGTATTAATGAGGGCATGCAGGGTATCTCTACGCGCTTCGCTTTCAAGATCCTTTCCAAGGTTTTCAACTTTGACAGTGAGGAGATAGCCGCCAACCCGGTGCATCTGCTTTATGTGCTGGAGCAAGAGGTGGTGAAGATGATGCTGCCACCAGAAACAGAGACAAAATACCTGCACCTGATCAAGTCGCTGCTGGCCAGTAAGTACGCTGAGTTTATCGCAGATGAGATACAGAAGGCTTACATCGAGTCTTACAGCTCCTATGGGCAGAACATCTTTGAAAAGTATGTGATCTATGCCGACCATTGGATGCAGAATAACGACTACCGGGACCCGGACTCGGGGGAGATTTTTGACAGGAGCATCCTGAATGCGGAACTGGAGAAGATAGAGAAGCCTGCAGGCATTGCCAACCCCAAGGACTTCCGGGCTGAGGTAACCAACTTTACCCTGCGCTACAAAGCGAACCACGGCGGCGAAAACCCGCGCTGGGATTCCTACGAGAAGATCAAGAACGTGATCGAAAAGAAGATCTTTACCAATACCGAAGATCTGCTGCCAGTGGTGTCGTTCACGGCGAAGTCGAACAAGGAAGACGAGAAGAAGCACCGTGATTTCACCAAACGGATGAAGGACAGGGGCTATACAGATAAGCAGATCCGCATACTGGTGGATTGGTTTATGCGGGTAAGAAAAACAATGGCGTAA